GCCATAATCCATCCTCGGAAGATTGTTGATTGGCTTTGATGCCTTTTCGACGATGACGTTTCCCATTGGGATCAGATAGGGACCGATATTCTCAACGATTCGCTGCTCGTCCGCGTCGTAGATAATTTTGTTCCTTGAACGGGCGCGCGAAATCCCAACAATCACTACAGTGACACCTGCATTTGAACTGGCCAAATTACTCCAATGAAACGGCCTATGGGCGAAAGAAATATCCAGACCTAGCGAAAAAATTAGCGGCCATAGCATTGCCACCTGTTCTCCCTGACAAATCGATTTCGTTGCCACGAATGCACACTCACACCCGTCTACCAGATGAATATAGTCTGCAGCCTTTAGGTACCAAGCGGCCACGTAATCCAAGTCTTTGAAACTAGACGTTCTGTGGGAGAAAATGTGCGCTAAGTCTGACTGCTGTTCCTTATTGCGCCACCTACTACCTAGATAAGGTGGATTCCCGCAGATGTACGTCTCGTTGACCTCGTTATCGAAGTCGAGTTGCAGTTGTTCAAGAGGCGTTTGAAACAAATCGTCGGCGTGGACCTTTACTGCGGACCCTGTGGGTGGGCAGATGGTCAGCCAATCCAGTTGCAGGGCATTCCCGCACGTGATCCAATTATCCGCCGAAAGCGGTAAGAATTCCGATAGAGCTAGACTCATCCCGCGATAAAGAACATCACATTGGAACTCCGCGATGACTAGAGCTAGGCGTGCGATTTCAGCCGAAAAATCGCGCAGCTCGATGCCTAGAAAATTGGTCAGTGGGATGTCACTGGGACGCCCGGCTTCGCCACGTCGTTCGTTTATAATATTTTCAATCTCTCGCATCTGCTTATAGGCGATGACCAGAAAGTTGCCTGAGCCGCAGGCTGGATCAAAAACCCGGATCGTCGATAGGCGCTTGCGCAGATTGAGCAACTTGCGAGGATTATCTCCCGCTGTCTCAAGCTGCGCTCGCAGATTATCCAAGAACAGTGGATTCAGTACCTTCAAGATGTTTGGCACGCTCGTGTAGTGCATACCAAGCGCACCACGTTCTTCGTCATCTGCCACTGCCTGGATCATAGAGCCAAAAATGTCGGGATTTATCTTAGTCCAGTCAAGATTTCCGATGTGCAGCAGATATGAACGAGCGATCTTACTAAACCTTGGCACATCTACACTGCCCGAAAAGAGCCCGCCATTCACGTAAGGAAACGCATCGGCCCAACGTGGCAATTTTTCCTTCTCGCGGTCAAGAACCTTCGTGTTCATGGCGCGGAAGATTCCGCTAATGACTTCATGCATGTTTGAAGCATCGTGCGCACTCATCTGCTGGATGGTATCGGTAAACAGCCCCGTCCCGTTGAAGATGCCAGTGTCCTCAGCAAAAAAACAAAAGATCAGCCGTGCCATGAAATGGTTCATCTCGTGACGCCGTTCAGCTGTGCCCCATTGCGGATTTTCTTTCAACAACTCAACGTAGAGCCGATTCAAACGGCTCGTCGCCCGTATATCAAAAGAACTTTCGCGCACCTGCCTCACGGTCGTGATCCCGGCAAGCGGTAGGAAAAAACCGAAGTGATCTGGGAAATCCCCATAGGTGCATGCGACCGTCTCGCCAGACTCCAGATCCTCAGTCTCAAAGTCTATCCCGTCAGTAGCAAGGATGTAGCGGGCCTTTGAGCGGACAGTCGCCCGGCTTTCTCTCAGTGCGCCAAGCGTCCTAGTCACTTCACCAGGTTGAGCTACTGCAATATGAATGTTGTTGGTCTGTAGGACGCCACCAATGTCGGATTTGTTTGTTTGACCTAAGCGCAGGCGTTTAATTGTTGTCTCCTTATTCCCGAATGCCCGCAAGAAGGCAAACGGAAACTCATCCCGGTCAAAAGGTTGGGTCGCCAATTCCGACACTGCTTCTTCGATTTCTACTGGGTTCACGAAGTGCCCCCTCCAAGTTTAGTTCTGTTGCCGACGATTAGTCTGGGTACAATGTTCTCGATGACACTGGAGGTCGTTCCAGCGATACCTGACTATCACGGCACGTGATAACCACGCAAAATTCCAGCGCTGATAGCTCGTGGAACTCTTGAGGACAATATGATCATTGCTTTTTTGCAATCACGTATGTAAAAGTACCTAAAGTAAAAGTCTAGGAATCGTGGATCCACTTGTCAAGGCAGTTCAGAACGAGTCCAGTACTAACACACTATCTATTTATCGTTGAGAGTCGGCTAGCAAATTGTACTCACGGGCATCGGATCCAACCTCTGATAGGGCAACGTCTGTCTCATCGATATGTTACATACGATTTCGCCAACAGATATTTGCTTCAATTAATAGATCCGCTAATAGATCCGCGTCTAGCGTTTTCGCGCTGATTCATAAACAATTACCTTTGTGTGCGCCGCACATCCACCTAGAAATTTACTATCCACGCCAATTCTGCGTCCGCTAAACCACAACCGTCCAACTCTGTTGGCACTGAGAAAAGAACTTCATGCCGAACTCACTGTTTCAGGCAACTACTTGCACAAAGAGCGATGAAACCTGCCTCCATTGTAGGCTTAAATCACTTAGTAGCTGCAAACGTCAAACACAAATTCCACCCACTAGAAATAATCACCAGTCCGTTACTCGACGTCCGTCATGGAACTTTCATTGCGCTTCTAGCTGCACTCTACGCGAAATATCTTTTTCACACTTGTCATAGGCATATTTTTCAGCACATCGTACACCTCGAACCATGTAGCAAGGGACGACACGCGATACGCACGCAAACATTTACCATTGGACACCGGGATCATTCATCCGGACAGAATGGCACTCAGAGGAGCTTGAATAATTGGAAGGGTAATTTTCGATTGCTCTCTTAGGAGACGTGGACCAGCTGACGAACGCGCCTTACCACGGCGAGGGCAATCAACGGATTCAAATTTCAGAGGTCGTACCTTTCCAAAACACTTCTTACATGGAGGTTTACGTCAATGAAAAATAATCACTTTACGCACAATGAGGACGGCACAACGACAATTTGGGCATCAGGTGGTGGTGATTCAATCATTCCGGGCGTGAAAAATGAGACGCCTTTTACGGTTAGTACCGCGCAGTTCCACAAGGTCAACGCCTTCCCGAACAAATGGGGAGTAAAAGCCACGAAATCCGGAAAGCCACCATACATCGCCGGAAAACTCAAAGGCAAAACAGTGTACCTCCATCGCTGGGTCACTGATGCGCCTGAGGGAACAGAGGTGGACCACATCAACCACGTGACGACTGACAATCGGGACGAAAACTTAAGGATTGTCGACAAAAAGGGGAACGCCGCCAATCGTCGGGGTCCAACCGATCCTATCGGTATTCCCGGATCGGCCAACCATGGAACTCTGTTTGATATTCAAACCGTAGATGGGACGCTGTATCATTACGCATCATATTACAACGGTATCTTGATCAAACGACACAAGCCGGGACACCATATTCAAGCCTATCTAGACTCCTGGTTGGCCACCGCAATCATCGAGGATAAGCGAACGGTGCCACAGATGACTGCCTACCTCAAGTCCGTTGGCTTCGATGAAAATTTAATTCGCTCCTCTATCGCTACTGTTGTTGATAAGCTCAAAGTACGTTTCCAAAGGTAGGACATATAGTTTGGGCGGGTGGTGGGCGTATAAACGCCCACCACCTCATCATCAATCCGTTATGCGCTCGTTTTTTCCTCATAGTTCTAAACAGTCACCGCAGTGTAATTCTGGAAAGTTTAAGATCGCTCTTCGTCCGAAGTGCTTAACAGCTGCCTTGTCGTATGCTTGTGCAGCTTCCTCCTCCGTTTTGTAGTAGCCCAAAAAAATGCACTTCCTATCCACTTTTATCTGCGCTCGCCATTTATGCTTGTCCTTCTTCCAGTATGCTCCGCGCAGTTTCCGAGCACTTGCCTCTTCGATTATGCCAGCCAGTTCCGCCTTCTTTCTGCTCATTCTGTAGTAGTCTCCTTCATAAATCCACCGACCAAAGCGACCCACGTGCGGCACTCCATACATGCGGTAACAGAAGTAGTGGGTGCCGTTTGTGCGGTCGACCCGTGTTACGTCGTAACCGAAATGTAATGCGTTGTTGATAATATCGCGAATTTGCGTAATAAATTCGCTAGAACGGCTGGTAATGTAAGCTTCTACGCCATGCTTTTTTGTGTTTATGGAGCCGTCTCCGTCAAATACACCGCGAATAAAATGCCTATACATGCCAATAGGAATGTCGTGAAGATTCACTCGGAGAGTATAGGTCTTTCTGTCCTTAACACCATAGAAACGTAACACGTTCGCCGCTTCCCGATTATGGAATCGAACCCAGTAACGTGTCCTATGTTGGACTTTTTTGCCCGGAGATTCGGTCACCGTATTGAGATAGCCAAGCTTCTGTACCACCCAGTCAATAACGTCTTTATCGGTAAGCCCTAACTGCACACTTCGGCCACTAAGAGAACCGTCAGTAGCCATCAGGCCTAGATAATAGAAAAAATCAGGGGTGATCTCGCGATAAAATTGAACATTCTCTATGCCTCTGTTCTGCGTCATACAAGCATATCCTCCAGTTACGTGCCGAGTCCAATTGATGCAATGACCCGTTAAAGTCGATTGACCGTGCGAAGCACGTCCTCATGGCTACACACGCTATCTACACCCCAGAATGTGCTGCAGTGGTGAGAATTGAGTATGCTTCTCCTTCACATCGCTATCACTGAGGCGAACATATCGTCGTACCATTGACATATCCGTATGACCCAACATCTTTTGGAGAGAGAATGGATCACCGCCAGCCTTTATCCAGTGGAGCGCAAATGTGTGGCGAAACGTATGCGCCGAGACTCGTACACCTTCGATAGCGGCCTGCTTACCGTAGTTTCTCAGGCGCTCATCGAACGTGTCACCCGTCATTGGGTGGCCATAGCTTGAATAGAACAGATGATCCGCCTTCGGTCCAAAGTCCTCATTTTCGCGCAACAATTCGGCCAAGAGCTTGGCGGATTGCTTCGTAATGGGAACCGTTCTGGACTTCCTCGTCTTTGCCTTCTCCCACGGAACTGTTAGCGTCAGCTGCTGAAAGTCCACGTCTGAAACCTTCAACGAAAACAGCTCACTGATGCGCAATCCTGTGTCCAGCAAGGCCACCATAATCACGTAATCGCGAAAACCGGCAAATGTGGCTCGGTCCACTACTGCCAGCAACTGTCGTACTTGCTGTTCGGTAAAGCCGGACACATTGTCGTCGTCGACCTTTTGAAGTTTTATATCTCGGGCCGGGGATTGAGTAACGTAGCCCTCCCGCTCGCACCAATTGAAAAATGCCTTCATGGTACGTATTCGGACGTTCACAGTCATCGGGGATAGACCGACTTTCGTCCGACTGAAACGCCGGGGATGGTCATCGTACGTCTCCTTCTCGTTGCTCATCCATAAGACGTATTCTCGGAGAACTTGGGGAGTAATCTTTTGTAATCGCAGACTGGGATGTTTCGCATCGAACCACGTGGATAGATAACGAAAATGTCGGCGATAGTCATGGATAGTCCTTGGCGCTGCACGTTCCGCAGCCTTGGCCGTCAGAAATTCGTCCATCGCCTGTTTCAGCGAAATAGACTGCGCGGCCTCCAATTCCTCGCGAACCTCGACGGTCAACGCCCTGCGCGTTCTTTCGCGTTTTACAATTCCCTTTTCGCGTCGCTTGTCCAATGTTTTCCCTCCTGATTGTTCTATCGGAAGACACGCGGGGGAAAACAAAAAAGCACCATCGGCGTATATCCGATGATGCTCGGCGGATTCAAGTCCGCATGTAGACCGCAAGCTCCAGCGAACTCCCACGAAATGTGGCGTTCAATGCGGTCTATCCACAGGCTGTGGAAAAGTGCGATTTTACCAGGCGTAGCTTGATGGCGGAGAGGGTGGGATTCGAACCCACGGAGCCCTTGCGAACTCGGCGGTTTTCAAGACCGCTGCCTTAAACCACTCGACCACCTCTCCACGGTGGGACAAAAGGCCAGACATCTGCCTGACCTTCCGTCAGAAACATATGGAGCGGAAGACGGGATTCGAACCCGCGACCCTCGCCTTGGCAAGGCGATGCTCTACCCCTGAGCCACTTCCGCACACTGGTTTGTCCAACACAGCGACGAAGGCAATTGTATTATGCCTACGAATGTTTGTCAAGACTTTTTGGGGTTACTCTGGGTCTTCTGCATTCACCATGTGGTGGGCAGTTTGCTGCAGCCGCGAGAACATGAAATCCCTAACAGGACCATCGAGGCCAATCTCGTCCATGGCCCCGCTCATGCATTCCAGCCACTCCGCAGCGCGCGTTGGTGTGATTGGATGCGGCAGGTGTCTGGCTCTTAGCATTGGCGGCCCGTACACATCTGAATAGAGGCGCGGCCCGCCAAACAGTTGTGTAAGAAATTTGTATTGCTTGTTTCGCACAGGCATGATGTCGTCGGGAAACAAGGGCCGAAGCCCTGGATGCTCTACAACACGGCTGTAGAACGCGTTCACGAGTGCAGCTATGGTGTCTGCCCCGCCAATCATCTCATAGACGGTTGTTGTCTCTGCCATCGTTCAACGTTCCTTTCACAAACACGTACAGCACAAAATGAGCCATCCGCGACTCGAACGCGGGACACCCTGATTAAAAGTCAGGTGCTCTGCCAACTGAGCTAATGGCTCTCGTGTCTCCGACTATACCATATTGGCAAATCCGAGTCCAAATTGCCCCCGAAACCAGTCGGGGTCAGACCACACAGGTTTGGGCCGGGCCGGGCCAAGCCAGTCCGAGCCAGAACACGCTTACTGCCCCGCGCCCTGTAGTGAGGCTGGGTTTTCGTGTCGCGACGCACGCATGCATAGTGCTTCCCGTGTCGGGAAAATCCTAAATGTATGAAACCGACACCGAAAAGTCTATGGCTTAGCATTAGTACGGCGCTCTCTGTGGCATATCTGGCCTATGCTGAGAGCCCGCAGTCAACAGGCCAGGCACAACCCTACACACAGACACAAAGTGGCACACAAAGCAGAAGTTCTAGTTTTGAAATCCGACAGGCAGGTGACAACACTTCTTATATGCAAGGTGCTCGCACACTCAGGGTCTCACAGGCCATCGGCGGCATGGGGAAGGCTACGATCCCTACACGCACGAGCACTCCATCAGCGAGCACTGTACCAGCCAATACTGTCCAAGCGAACATGCGGCCAGTATCCATTGTTCGAGCAAACACGGTTCAAACGAACATGGTTCAAGCACACACTGTTCGAGCAGACACTGTTCAAGCAACCATTGCGCAACCGAACATTGTGCAGGCAAACGTTGTCCAAGCGAGCGGTGTCCAAACGAACACTTTCCAAGCAAGCATTGCCCCTGCAGACACGGCACTGAGAAAAAGTCCGCCGTCCCGTCAACATGACCGGATGCGGGCTCCGTCGCGTGCAAAAAACAGTGTAAGGTTTCGCACGATTGCTGCGAGTCAGGTGAACACAATTGCCAAAATGACGGTGGAAGGTGCACAAGGAATGGGCTTCCAACCCGACGAGAGGGCTGTACACGCTGCGGCCTACAGCGCTCTGGTGGTACGCGATAACGCTGCCTCTGCCGCGCCCAAGCTGATGAGTCGGCGCGGTGGCCTTGTGCTGCAGCCGGACGCGGTCGAGGCGTTTGAGACCGTGCAGCGGGACCCTGAGTCGCAAAGCATCCGTCAGAAGCTAGGCGACTTTACGGTCACGGCCTATGCCCTGACGGCCAACTCCACCGGCAAAAGTCCCGGGCAACCTGGGTTTGGTATCACAGCAAGCGGCAGCAGGGCGTCTGTCGGTCGGACGGTGGCGGTAGATCCGTCGGTGATTCCCATCGGATCGCTCGTCTATATTGACTTGCCTGGCATCGGCTGGCGGCTTGCAGAAGACACAGGCGGCGCCATCAAAGGGCGTCATATCGACCTGTTGCTCCCTTCCGACGGCGCCGCCATTCAGTTTGGCATCAAGCACAGTGTCCCTGTTTACACGATGTCGAGATAAGTCCGCAACGCTTCACTGTAGGCTGGCAAGAGCGGGCCGTAAGTGACGGCTGCCTCGCGGACTTCTTCAAAGGTCATGTCCGCATAGCGGTGAACGAGGCGGTTGCGAAACTCGAGCGCACTTTCAAAAGCGGCAAACCAGTCGCGGCTGACCACACTTTCTTCCATCAGAACCCGGATGATATCTGCGTATCCTCCGGGTTCCCTCATGACGAGAGCATCGATGACGAGGTTGGCGGCATCGGTTGCGCACTCGATGGCGACGTGCAGGGCGCGCTCGGCTGCGAGCTTAAGGGTCAAGTTATCCTCCACTTGTGCTCCGTTCTGCTCTAACCAATACGAACATTCGTCCACTTTCGCCAAATTTTTCTGTACAGATGCACGTAATTCCGCAGTAACAAACACTCTGATAGCACCTTCCATATCGATATTTTTGGACAAAGTACAGGCAGAATCCGAAAACTCCGTTTCCATGCCAATCTGACTACAGTATAATGAATTCTGAGCGGACCAACCAAACGCCGCTGCAGGCACCTCTACCGAATCGCAGTTTACGACTTATTCGTCACGTACCGGGTCTATGCAAACACGGGTTTCTAGTCGTGTTTCTTGCTAGGCATGTGCGTGATTCGGGTGCGCTTTGGTTTACGTGTACGTACACGCAACCTGGTCGTCAGGGATGGAACCGGCCGTGACATGGATGCACTACTGATGTGCAATCGATGTGCGACGCCGCGACATCATCTGGGAGAAGGAGAGGCAGAGCAAATTAGAGGAGTGGAAACACCATGCTAGATCAGCTTTCATGGAAAGTGGGCGGTCAACAGGGCGAGGGTGTCGAGAGTACAGGTGAAACCTTTGCCGTAGCTCTGAACCGTCAAGGGTACTACGTGTACTCATTCCGCCACTTTTCCTCCCGCATCAAGGGTGGACATTCAAACGACAAGGTTCGCGTCAGTTTGAAGCGTTTTCGGGCGAGCACCGATTATACGGACGTCCTCCTTGCGTTTGATCAGGAGACCATCGACTTAAACGTCGGTGAAGTCCGAAACGGCGGTATCGTGATTGCGGACGAAAAGTTCAAGCCTACGGCGCCTGACAACGTTCGACTGTTTGTCATCCCGCTTACGAAAATCGCTGAGGAATGCGGTTCAGCCATCATGAAGAACATGGTCTCGCTGGGAGCCTCTGCGTGCGCGTTGGGACTGCCGGTCGACATCTTCACTGAAGTCATCGAAGAGCGCTTTCGCCGCAAGGGTCAGAAAGTGGTCGACCAAAACATGGAAGCCATTCAGCGTGGTTATGATTATATGAAGGAGCTTGGCGGCGCAGACCCAGAGTTCGCTCTGAAACCTGCGGACGGTACCAAGCGCCTGTTCATGATGGGCAACGATGCGCTTGGTCTTGGTGCGTTGGCTGCTGGTGTCCGCGTGATGCCTGCCTACCCCATCACCCCGGCGTCTGACGTCATGGAATACTTGATTAAGAAGCTGCCGAAAGTCGGCGGTGTGGTTGTTCAGACAGAAGACGAGATTGCAGCAATGACGATGACCATTGGCGCAGCGTACGGCGGTGCACGCGCACTGACTTGTACTTCCGGCCCGGGTCTTGCACTGATGATGGAAGCCATTGGCCTCTCCGGCATGACCGAGACACCGACGGTCATCATCGACACGCAGCGCGGCGGTCCTTCAACAGGTCTCCCGACCAAGCAGGAGCAGTCAGACTTTTTGGCGGCGTTGTTTGGTACGCACGGCGAGATCCCAAAAATCGTCCTGACTCCGGCAACCCCGGAAGAGTGCTTCTACGTGGTCGGCGATGCGTTCAACCTGGCAGAGCAGTACCAGTGCCCGGTCATCATCATGACGGATCTGCAATTATCCTTAAGTAAGCAGTCCACTGATATCCTTGACCATAAAGCTGTCAAGATTGATAGGGGTCTGATTGCCAGCGAAGAAGAAGCAACGGCTGCACAGTCGCACGGCGAGTTCAACCGCTATGCGCTGACAGAGTCGGGTGTTTCGGCACGTACCTTCCCAGGCATGAAAGGCGGCATCCACAAGGTAACGGGTGTCGAGCACGCCGAGAACGGACGTCCGGCGGAAGGCGCACCGAACCGCCAAAACATGATGGATAAGCGTCTTGGCAAGCTGAAAGACGTTGAAATCCCGGGCAGCGTTGTGCGCACGGGTGATGAGAACGCAGACGTGGTCCTCGTCGGCATCGGCGCCAACCACGGCAGCATCGCTGAAGCAACCGGCACACTACGCGCTGAAGGGTACAAAGTGGCACACGTGCATCTGCACGCGATTCTGCCGTTCCCGACGCATGCACTGCAGCAGGCGATTGCGGGCGCGAAAAAGGTCGTTGTCGTCGAGAACAACGCGACTGGCCAAATCAAGCACCTGATGTCGTTCTTCGGGGTCCAACACCCGGATGTTGTCAGTCTCTTGAGGTACAACGGGCAGCCTTTCCTGCCGTCCGAAATTCACGATGAAATCAAGGGGATGTTGTAAGATGGCAACCGTAAAAGATTTCCGTAATGACGTGCGGCCCAACTGGTGCCCTGGTTGCGGCGACTTTTCCGTCCAGGCATCCATCCAGCGTGCGCTTGCGGCTTTGGGTAAAGAACCACACGAAGTTGCTGTGATTTCCGGTATCGGCTGCTCTGGCCGTATCTCCGGTTACGTCAACACCTACGGCTTCCATGGTGTACACGGCCGTTCCTTGCCGACTGCACAAGGTGTCAAGCTTGCGAACCGCAACTTGACGGTGATTGCGTCCGGCGGTGACGGAGACGGTTTTGGCATTGGCCTCAACCACTTCATGCACGCCGTGCGCCGCAACATGGACATCACCTACATTGTGATGGACAATCAGATTTACGGCCTGACCAAAGGCCAGCACTCCCCGACGAGTGCACACGGCTTCACCGCGAAGACCACGCCGTCCGGGAACATCGAGAACGCACTCGTGCCGTCTCAGGTTGCACTCGCAGCCGGCATTGGCTTTTTGGCACAGGGCTTCTCGAGCGAAGTCAACCAGCTGGTGTCGTTGATTGAGCAGGCCATTCAGTATAAGGGCTTCTCACTGGTCAACGTGTTCAGCCCGTGCGTGACGTACAACAAAATCAACACCTATGACTTCTTCCGCGACAACGTCTTCAACCTCGAGCAGCTTGAAGATTACGATGCGACGGATTACCTGACCGCCCAGCGGGCCATCACCGAGCACAACGGCCTTGTGACAGGCGTCATCTACCGGAACGATAACAAGGTAGCCTATGAGGATCAGATTCCTGGCTACGAGGAGACTCCTGTGGCTCAGGCGAACCTCGAACTGAGCGAAGACGTATTTGCCGCAGCACTGAAGGAGTACGCATAAACGAAGCGTACGCTTCCGTGATTGCAACGGCGTGTGGTTTCAGAGATTTGGTTTTCGGATGTTGCTTCACGTGATTTGGATGTCGTTGTGGTTTTGATGGTGGTTTGGATGTTTTTTGATGTGATGTCGATGTGGTTTGGGGGATGTTCCCTGGTGCGGTGCCTAGGGGGCAGCTTGGGGCCAATTGCCCCATTCCACAGCAAAGGAGGCTGGGCGATTGCCTGGCCTCCTTTCTTTTCTCTTCTACCGAACACGGTGAGTTGCTAAGTAAGGTGGGTGCTGGCAGGCTTCAGAGTCTCAAACTTGCGTGCGGTCGGACGGCCATCGGCGGTCAGACGCGCGTCACCGGTCGGATGGCGTGTTGCCGGTCGGCCGGCCGTCGGCGGTCAGATGGACGACGGCGTTTTATCCGGTTTCGCAGCCATCCATTTCAGCAACATGGGCCAGATGCGCTCATAGACCTCGTCCTTCATGATGAAACTGACCTCATCGAGCTGGCGTGCCCGCTCTGGATGCCACATGGGGCGCGGCACCATCACATCGGTTGTCTCCGACCACTCGGGTCTCGTCTGGACATCGACGACGTCTGCGAAGTAGATCCACTTCAGCAACCCGTCGGATGTATGGTACTCCCCGACCCATTCAATATTTTCAAGGATGGCCCCCGCTTCTTCGAAGACCTCCCGTTTTACGGCCTCTTCGGCACTCTCGCCGGGTTCCAGTTTTCCGCCCGGCACTTCCCAACCCCGCCGCGGATGTCTGACCCAAATGACGTGACCGTCAAAGACGGGAAACACGAGGACGGCGAAGGGACGTGCATCAGATGTCGTCCATTGCGTCGATACCTTACTTGCCAAGAGTGAGCCCTCCCATGACTTACGACCTTCGCTTCTGCTAGAATACAGGGGTATCAAGTCCAATTGCACTTATCACAGAAGGGAGCCCAACCGCATGGCCCGCTTCACGCTCTTCCTGTTGCTCTTTGTCGAGTCCCTTTGGCTGGGATCATCCGTTTACTTCTCCGCCTTTGCCGCCAATGAGCTGTTTGCGCAGTTGTCAGAGAACGCGGCAGCAGCCGCTGTCGGAGCACTGTTCCCGACCTACTTCTTACTCTCCGCTGTGTTCGGGGTGCTGACGGTGTTTCTGTATTACAGCACCGGATCGCTCATGCCGGTTTCAAGACGCCCGTACAAGTACGGTCTCACGAGTGCCATCGTCGGCGCTGTGTTCGCGCTCATCAACCTGCTTTATATGTTACCGCACATTCAGCGGATTGAGCGAGCTATGGGACCGATTGCCAGCGCACCTGCAAGTGTGGTCCGCACTTTTGGCATGTGGCATGGCATCTCGATGCTGTTTGATCTAATCATGATGATATGCGCCTTCCTAGTCGTCCTCACACTGGCATTTGCCTTACCACAGAGGCGCTAGCCGGGGCGAATCATCCAAACCTTACGAGGAGGATTTGTTATGTCTGAACCAGCATCCCCAAGTGATATGACCGCCACGATGGCTCAACTGCGCATGCCGGAAGGCTGCAACATCCGCCGCAAAGAGACTTTTGAGTATGTCACACAGCACTATACATACAACGTCGAGCTGTTCCAGAATGCCGACAACACCTGGTACGCCATTGCGGTTCCGCGTGACTCGGACAGGCTCGTGGTCTATGGTTCAAGCGTCCTGTCGTCGGCGCAATTGGCTTTGCAGTCGCTCATCGACAAGATTAAACGTGAGGGCATGCAGCAACTGTTTGGCACTCCCGACGGCGCGTCCGATGGCGATGCTGACGAAACGGATGCCGAAGTTGACGAGAGCGAGAGCGCTGCCGAGGTCCTGAAAGTGGACAGTGCGGACGAACCGGATCACCCAGTGGACGAATACTGACATCCGCAGACCGGGTGGGCATACCGGACGTGGGCGGCAGGCGCGTGGGCACCCACGTGGGCATCTGAGCATGACCACTCGGAGCATCGTCGCGCAAGGCCCGTCCTGCGCAGCCCGAAGCTGGGGATGG
The Alicyclobacillus curvatus genome window above contains:
- a CDS encoding HNH endonuclease — translated: MKNNHFTHNEDGTTTIWASGGGDSIIPGVKNETPFTVSTAQFHKVNAFPNKWGVKATKSGKPPYIAGKLKGKTVYLHRWVTDAPEGTEVDHINHVTTDNRDENLRIVDKKGNAANRRGPTDPIGIPGSANHGTLFDIQTVDGTLYHYASYYNGILIKRHKPGHHIQAYLDSWLATAIIEDKRTVPQMTAYLKSVGFDENLIRSSIATVVDKLKVRFQR
- a CDS encoding class I SAM-dependent DNA methyltransferase, which codes for MNPVEIEEAVSELATQPFDRDEFPFAFLRAFGNKETTIKRLRLGQTNKSDIGGVLQTNNIHIAVAQPGEVTRTLGALRESRATVRSKARYILATDGIDFETEDLESGETVACTYGDFPDHFGFFLPLAGITTVRQVRESSFDIRATSRLNRLYVELLKENPQWGTAERRHEMNHFMARLIFCFFAEDTGIFNGTGLFTDTIQQMSAHDASNMHEVISGIFRAMNTKVLDREKEKLPRWADAFPYVNGGLFSGSVDVPRFSKIARSYLLHIGNLDWTKINPDIFGSMIQAVADDEERGALGMHYTSVPNILKVLNPLFLDNLRAQLETAGDNPRKLLNLRKRLSTIRVFDPACGSGNFLVIAYKQMREIENIINERRGEAGRPSDIPLTNFLGIELRDFSAEIARLALVIAEFQCDVLYRGMSLALSEFLPLSADNWITCGNALQLDWLTICPPTGSAVKVHADDLFQTPLEQLQLDFDNEVNETYICGNPPYLGSRWRNKEQQSDLAHIFSHRTSSFKDLDYVAAWYLKAADYIHLVDGCECAFVATKSICQGEQVAMLWPLIFSLGLDISFAHRPFHWSNLASSNAGVTVVIVGISRARSRNKIIYDADEQRIVENIGPYLIPMGNVIVEKASKPINNLPRMDYGNKPTDGGNLILDRNEKDALLSERPETARYIKAYVGSSEFISGVPRFCLWVEDDEVEEARLVPELRLRFENVRKLRTESKGQQANANAHTPHRFVFAPHRDGIALIVPRVSSERRPYLPAGLVDSSTVISDRAAVIYGPDLWLLAIIVSRMHLAWIATVCVRMRMDFSYSNTLGWNTFPIPSLTDKNKADLSRCAEDILLTREAHFPATIADLYDPENMPADLREAHERNDEILERIYIGRRFRNDTERLEKLFELYTKMTTSTKPTKQGKRRQMHGQRE
- a CDS encoding tyrosine-type recombinase/integrase, with the translated sequence MDKRREKGIVKRERTRRALTVEVREELEAAQSISLKQAMDEFLTAKAAERAAPRTIHDYRRHFRYLSTWFDAKHPSLRLQKITPQVLREYVLWMSNEKETYDDHPRRFSRTKVGLSPMTVNVRIRTMKAFFNWCEREGYVTQSPARDIKLQKVDDDNVSGFTEQQVRQLLAVVDRATFAGFRDYVIMVALLDTGLRISELFSLKVSDVDFQQLTLTVPWEKAKTRKSRTVPITKQSAKLLAELLRENEDFGPKADHLFYSSYGHPMTGDTFDERLRNYGKQAAIEGVRVSAHTFRHTFALHWIKAGGDPFSLQKMLGHTDMSMVRRYVRLSDSDVKEKHTQFSPLQHILGCR
- a CDS encoding 3D domain-containing protein, producing MSRRGGLVLQPDAVEAFETVQRDPESQSIRQKLGDFTVTAYALTANSTGKSPGQPGFGITASGSRASVGRTVAVDPSVIPIGSLVYIDLPGIGWRLAEDTGGAIKGRHIDLLLPSDGAAIQFGIKHSVPVYTMSR
- a CDS encoding DUF86 domain-containing protein — translated: METEFSDSACTLSKNIDMEGAIRVFVTAELRASVQKNLAKVDECSYWLEQNGAQVEDNLTLKLAAERALHVAIECATDAANLVIDALVMREPGGYADIIRVLMEESVVSRDWFAAFESALEFRNRLVHRYADMTFEEVREAAVTYGPLLPAYSEALRTYLDIV
- a CDS encoding globin — translated: MAETTTVYEMIGGADTIAALVNAFYSRVVEHPGLRPLFPDDIMPVRNKQYKFLTQLFGGPRLYSDVYGPPMLRARHLPHPITPTRAAEWLECMSGAMDEIGLDGPVRDFMFSRLQQTAHHMVNAEDPE